GCCGCGCGGTCGGTGCCGGTGGGGGACTGGGCCGCGCTCGCGGAGGCCATCCGGCACGTGCTTGCCGATGACGAGCTGCGCCTGCGGCTGGCCGTGGCGGCGCAACGCCGTGCCATCACGGAAGATGCCGACTACACCGCGCGCACGTTCCAGACGCTTTATCTGCAGGCCGTGGCGACGGGGTCGGGCCGCGGGGGCGCCTTGCATGCCGCGTCATCCCCGCGTACGCCGAAGAAAATGGGGTGAGTGCCGGGTGGCGCATGTCTGGCGCCTGTTCGAAGTCACCAACAAGCCCCATGTTCCCTCACCGTCATCCCCGCGAAAGCGGGGATCCAGTGCCTTTTCCCGTTCCGCTCAAAGCTTAAAGGCACTGGATGACCAGCCCTTCGGCTGTTGAAAGTCGCCTCCCGCTTTCGCGGGAATGACGGTGAGGGGGTGCGGGTGCCAGGCAAGGTTTTGAACAGGCTCTCAGGCCCACGCAGCCGGCGCCTGCCCGAGTGCCGCGCGCACGGCATACATGGTGTCCGTGCGCGTCACCGGGTGCGTCAGCCAGGCGACGATGCGATGCAGCTGGCTGGAGGTGACCCAGGTGGATTCCTGCAGCCACAGCTGGGTGCGCACCATGTCCGCGCGCTCCTGTCGTGCTTCCGCCGAGGGCCGCACGCGGTTGCGCACGTATTGCCCGACTTCACGCACGGAACGCGCCCATTCGATGCCCGGCCAGGCATGCAGCCACAGTTCGGACAAGGACACCTGCGTCAGGGTGAGATGCTTCGATGCGAACCGCAGCACGGCGGGACAGTCGCGCTCAAGCTCATACAGCAGCGTGGCCGGCACCGCGCCGTGGTAGTAGCGCGACACCAGCAGCAGCGTTATCGGATGGTGTGCAAGCACTCGCCAGCAACACCAGCAGGCAAGGCAGCAAAAGGGGCTTCATCGATCCGTCCGTGCAACTGCGCGTGTTTGACCTGACGCGCACTTGTCCCATCACGCCTCATCCGTATAAGGGGGACATGAGGCCTTCCTGGGAGCAAGCGACCAGCGCCAGCCCAAGGAACCCCATCATGGCTAGATAGCTCGTGCGCGACTTAGGCATGGGGGAACGGTCACGCCTTGTCATCGATGTAGCTCACTAGCTCCCACGTCACGGCCACGTGCTCGTAGCGCATACCGAACAGGTTTTCGAGCACGTCGAACAGATCGAAGCGGCGTGGCCGATAGGCGGCGTAGGTGGGCAGGGTCTCGCCCTTGGTGAAGGTGTATCGATCACGCGAGCGGAAGCCATCGTTGAAGCGCACGCACCATTCGCCATGTTCGGGGCAGCGTTCGCCGGTTTGCGCGCGTGTGCCCAATGCCGCTTTGGGTGGTGGTGGTATGGGCAGGCCCGTGGCGGGATCGAGGTTCTTGGCCTTGGCCAGGCGTTGCATCAGGTCTTCTGAAGGTGGCGCCGGTGGCGTGGCGGCATCGCGCTCTTTTTGCCACTGGAAGGTGCCGTCCCACGTGGGCAGCGCTGCGGGTGGCAGCGGCACGATCTGGTCGATGTCGGGGACTTTGGGGTTAAGGCCGTAGTTGTTGTCGATGAATTGGCCGATCAACTCGTAGCGGCGGGAGCGTTCGGGATCATTGGGGAGATCCAGATGGCTAAGGCTGCCAGGTGGCGGAGCCTTGAACGCCCCTTCCAGTATGGATGCTGATAAGTTATCGCCCGCTGCCACGCCCTTTTGAAACGCCTCCGCGGCCTTTGCGTTATTGGCGTCTGGCCCACGGGAACCATCACCAATATCTCGGAGCATGACGCCAAGAAAGTTGGCCGCATCTCCGTGCCCTTGTTCGGCAGCACAGCGATACATCTGCACGCCCACTTTGAAGGCATCGGCATCTTTGGCAGAGGTGAGCTTGTCGGCGACGTAATACTGTCCCTCCGGACTGCCCTTATCCGCCGCCTTGCGGTAATACCGCAAGGCCAATTCCTCGTCCTGCTTCACGCCATAACCCAATTCCAGATAGTGGCCCATGTCGTAGTAGCCACCGGGGATACCATCCTTGATGAGATGCTCGGTCAAGGCGATGGTTTCCTTGGGGCGGCTAGGCGAATCCGCAAAGCCTTCAGATACCAACAATTGCAGATTGTGATTGGCTTTGTAATGACCGTAGGCCGCCGCGATGCGGTAGTAGCGTGCGACCGCATTGAAGTCTTTGGGACCGTCTTTCTTTTCTAGATGGAGGCCGTACTTGAACAACTGATCCGCTTCCATATTGAGTGGTGGCAGATGATCGGCTTCATGTGTGCAAGTAAA
This genomic interval from Dyella japonica A8 contains the following:
- a CDS encoding SEL1-like repeat protein, whose amino-acid sequence is MRHRWHVGLSLGLLVLLTSACSHSDNAMPTPAELAAVRANLAFTCTHEADHLPPLNMEADQLFKYGLHLEKKDGPKDFNAVARYYRIAAAYGHYKANHNLQLLVSEGFADSPSRPKETIALTEHLIKDGIPGGYYDMGHYLELGYGVKQDEELALRYYRKAADKGSPEGQYYVADKLTSAKDADAFKVGVQMYRCAAEQGHGDAANFLGVMLRDIGDGSRGPDANNAKAAEAFQKGVAAGDNLSASILEGAFKAPPPGSLSHLDLPNDPERSRRYELIGQFIDNNYGLNPKVPDIDQIVPLPPAALPTWDGTFQWQKERDAATPPAPPSEDLMQRLAKAKNLDPATGLPIPPPPKAALGTRAQTGERCPEHGEWCVRFNDGFRSRDRYTFTKGETLPTYAAYRPRRFDLFDVLENLFGMRYEHVAVTWELVSYIDDKA